The Pantoea vagans genome includes a window with the following:
- a CDS encoding aspartate-semialdehyde dehydrogenase encodes MSDGWNIALLGATGAVGNAVLELLAERQFPVGELHLLASENSAGESVRFDGRTLRVQDAAEFDWTQAQLAFFAAGREASARYADEAASQGCLVIDSSDLFALEPDVPLVVPDVNPQVLADYRNRNIVTVADALVSQLLSAIKPLVDSAGLSRLQVTNLMSVSSHGKAAVDGLAGESARLLNGIPADEHYFGRQLAFNLLPQLADNNGSVESERRLVDQVRKVLQDEGLPIAVSSVQAPVFYGSAQLVHIENLRPLSAEEARDELARAEDINLSEDGEYPTPVSDASGSDALSIGNVRNDYGVPELLQFWSVADNIRFGGALMAVKTAEKLVQEYFY; translated from the coding sequence ATGTCTGACGGCTGGAATATCGCGCTACTGGGCGCAACAGGCGCAGTAGGGAACGCTGTACTGGAATTGCTGGCAGAACGCCAGTTCCCGGTTGGTGAATTGCATCTGCTGGCGAGTGAAAACAGCGCCGGTGAGAGTGTACGTTTTGATGGTCGTACCCTGCGGGTGCAGGATGCCGCCGAGTTCGACTGGACCCAGGCACAGCTGGCATTTTTCGCTGCTGGGCGTGAAGCCTCAGCACGTTATGCGGATGAAGCCGCGAGCCAGGGTTGTCTGGTGATCGACAGCAGCGACCTGTTCGCGCTGGAGCCGGATGTGCCGCTGGTGGTGCCGGATGTCAATCCGCAGGTGCTGGCCGACTATCGCAATCGTAATATTGTGACAGTGGCAGATGCGCTGGTCAGTCAGTTGCTGAGCGCGATCAAACCGCTGGTGGATAGCGCCGGTTTAAGCCGTTTACAGGTCACCAACCTGATGTCTGTCTCCAGCCATGGTAAAGCTGCGGTTGATGGCCTGGCCGGTGAGAGCGCGCGTTTGCTGAACGGCATCCCCGCTGATGAACACTACTTTGGCCGCCAGCTGGCGTTCAACTTGTTGCCACAGTTGGCAGACAACAATGGCAGCGTAGAGAGTGAACGTCGACTGGTGGATCAGGTGCGTAAAGTGTTGCAGGACGAAGGTTTACCGATTGCGGTCAGCAGCGTGCAGGCACCGGTGTTCTACGGTAGCGCACAGCTGGTGCACATCGAAAATCTGCGCCCACTGTCAGCAGAAGAAGCACGTGACGAGCTGGCCCGCGCTGAAGACATCAATTTGAGCGAAGACGGTGAGTACCCAACCCCGGTCAGCGATGCATCGGGCAGCGATGCACTGAGCATTGGCAACGTTCGTAACGATTACGGCGTGCCTGAACTGCTGCAGTTCTGGTCAGTGGCGGACAACATCCGCTTCGGCGGCGCATTGATGGCCGTGAAAACCGCTGAGAAATTGGTGCAGGAGTATTTCTATTAA
- a CDS encoding DedA family protein: MEFIHFVIDFILHIDVHLAELVAQYGIWIYAILFLILFCETGLVVTPFLPGDSLLFVAGALAALPGNDLNVHLMVTLLVIAAILGDAVNYTIGRLFGEKLFSNPNSKIFRRSYLDKTHAFYDRHGGKTIILARFVPIVRTFAPFVAGMGHMSYRHFALFNVTGALLWVLLFSYAGYLFGDLPVVQENLKLLIVGIIVVSILPGVIEVWRHRRQARQQKPQ; the protein is encoded by the coding sequence ATGGAGTTTATCCACTTCGTTATTGATTTTATTCTGCATATTGATGTGCATTTAGCCGAACTCGTGGCGCAGTACGGCATCTGGATTTACGCCATTCTGTTCCTGATTCTGTTCTGTGAAACCGGCTTAGTGGTCACGCCTTTCCTGCCAGGGGATTCCCTGCTGTTTGTGGCCGGTGCCTTGGCCGCACTGCCGGGCAACGATCTCAATGTGCATTTAATGGTGACGCTGCTGGTGATCGCCGCCATCCTCGGCGATGCGGTGAACTACACTATTGGTCGGTTGTTCGGTGAGAAGCTGTTCAGTAACCCGAACTCAAAAATTTTCCGTCGTAGCTACCTGGATAAAACCCACGCGTTCTACGATCGCCACGGTGGCAAAACCATTATACTTGCGCGCTTTGTACCAATCGTGCGAACCTTTGCCCCCTTTGTGGCAGGGATGGGACACATGTCTTATCGCCACTTCGCGCTCTTCAACGTAACGGGTGCGCTGCTATGGGTACTGCTCTTCTCCTACGCCGGTTACCTGTTTGGCGACTTGCCGGTGGTGCAAGAGAACCTGAAGCTGCTGATTGTGGGCATTATTGTGGTCTCAATACTGCCAGGCGTGATTGAAGTGTGGCGTCATCGCCGCCAGGCGCGTCAGCAGAAGCCACAGTAA
- the truA gene encoding tRNA pseudouridine(38-40) synthase TruA: protein MLSEAKTIKLALGIEYDGSRYYGWQRQNEVRSVQEKLEKALSKVANHPVVVFCAGRTDAGVHGTGQVVHFETTSQRADGAWTLGANANLPDDIAVRWVKEVPDEFHARFSATARRYRYVIFNQRLRPAILGNGITHFYHPLDAEKMQRAGQCLIGENDFTSFRAVQCQSRTPWRNVMHLNVTRQGPYVIVDIKANAFVHHMVRNIVGSLMEIGCGNKPENWMAELLAAKDRTLAAATAKAEGLYLVAVDYPSHFALPQPALGPLFLAD from the coding sequence ATGTTGTCTGAAGCTAAGACCATTAAGCTGGCGTTAGGCATTGAGTACGATGGCAGCCGTTATTACGGTTGGCAGCGACAGAATGAAGTGCGCAGCGTGCAGGAAAAGTTAGAAAAAGCGCTGTCGAAAGTGGCGAATCATCCGGTGGTCGTATTCTGCGCCGGACGCACCGATGCGGGTGTGCATGGAACCGGGCAGGTGGTGCATTTTGAAACCACCTCTCAGCGTGCTGACGGTGCCTGGACGCTGGGCGCCAACGCCAATTTGCCGGATGACATTGCGGTGCGTTGGGTCAAAGAAGTGCCCGATGAGTTCCACGCGCGTTTCAGTGCCACTGCGCGTCGCTATCGCTACGTGATTTTCAACCAGCGGCTGCGCCCTGCGATTCTGGGCAACGGTATCACCCATTTTTATCATCCGCTGGATGCAGAAAAAATGCAGCGTGCAGGGCAGTGTTTGATCGGCGAGAACGATTTCACCTCGTTCCGAGCCGTGCAGTGCCAGTCACGCACACCGTGGCGCAATGTGATGCACCTCAACGTCACGCGTCAGGGGCCGTATGTGATTGTCGATATCAAAGCCAACGCCTTTGTGCATCACATGGTGCGCAATATCGTCGGCAGCCTGATGGAAATTGGTTGTGGCAACAAGCCTGAGAATTGGATGGCTGAGTTGCTGGCAGCAAAAGATCGCACTCTTGCGGCAGCAACCGCTAAAGCAGAAGGGTTGTATTTGGTGGCGGTGGATTATCCATCCCATTTTGCGTTACCTCAGCCTGCGCTGGGACCCTTGTTCCTCGCGGATTAA